A section of the Rossellomorea marisflavi genome encodes:
- a CDS encoding M23 family metallopeptidase: MIADYGRRLLIVIVLALCVGMIFMTGRVAKAESDSTAEWRFPVDGTITDVFGSRSGTHKGMDIGGEEGSPVHSVADGVVTRSYLSDSYGHVVFVRHDNGYETVYAHLISRGVKEGQEVHRSEQVGKLGNTGISTGPHLHFEIHAGEWTFEKENAIDPFVVFGQGGVGQVVFAEKKDPYQIVAASQVAGDQYRVKKGDTLWSISHEHGLSVDDLKKWNGLKDATIAVGQELSLRMDSYQVEQGDTLYSIAVAHGIELDKLLAANDLRRDSPIYPSQTLRIH, from the coding sequence ATGATTGCTGATTATGGTCGGAGACTGTTGATTGTGATTGTGTTGGCGCTGTGTGTAGGCATGATTTTCATGACAGGGAGAGTCGCAAAAGCAGAAAGTGATTCCACTGCTGAATGGAGGTTTCCGGTTGATGGCACCATTACAGATGTGTTTGGTTCCAGATCCGGGACCCATAAAGGAATGGACATCGGGGGCGAGGAAGGCAGCCCCGTTCATTCGGTGGCAGACGGGGTCGTAACAAGGTCGTACTTATCAGATAGCTATGGTCATGTGGTATTCGTTCGTCATGACAATGGATATGAGACGGTATATGCTCATCTCATTTCAAGAGGGGTAAAAGAAGGGCAGGAAGTACATAGGAGTGAGCAGGTCGGGAAGCTTGGGAATACCGGGATATCCACCGGTCCCCATCTTCATTTTGAGATCCACGCAGGAGAATGGACGTTTGAGAAGGAGAATGCCATCGATCCTTTTGTCGTATTTGGACAAGGCGGGGTCGGACAAGTGGTGTTCGCTGAAAAGAAAGATCCGTATCAGATCGTTGCGGCGTCACAGGTTGCAGGTGATCAGTATCGAGTCAAGAAAGGCGATACACTATGGTCCATTTCCCATGAACATGGTCTGAGCGTGGATGACCTTAAGAAATGGAACGGTCTGAAGGATGCCACGATCGCTGTAGGTCAGGAATTGAGCTTAAGGATGGATTCCTATCAAGTAGAACAGGGGGACACACTCTATTCTATTGCCGTCGCTCATGGAATAGAACTGGACAAGCTTCTGGCGGCCAATGATCTACGCAGGGATTCGCCGATCTATCCATCGCAAACGTTAAGGATCCACTGA